CATTAACCCCTTGATGTCGTTCGCTCCGAAATATCCAACTGAATACAGGATAATTTGTTTGTAGTAGAACTTTAGGACTAAAGCGCTACTAAGAGCCGAATAAAAAAAATTTTAGGGGTGGTTACGAAACCATCCCTATATTTCAATACAGTTCAGTTAGGCTCGAATGATATACACTGTAGGGGCACGGCATCCAAAATTTTTTGTTCTAATGACAATTTTATTCGTGCCGTGCCCCTACGACAATTTTCCTTAACTGAACTGTATTGCCCTATATTTTTATTTTTTCCTTCATAAGGAATAAAATTATTTTTTCTGTTAGTCAATATACAGAATTAAAAATATTTAATTTGACAGATAAAACAATAAAAACTAACGCCATAAATAAATCCATATTTGTGTTTTCAACTACTGCATGGGTTATTTTTTCTGATATAAAATGTGTGTCTTGGCAGTTCGTAACAACGAGTAAATATATTTTGAATGGCTTTGTAGCTAAAGTTTCAAAATCCAAATTCTAGCTATTTTTTCACCTTATGAGGTATTGATATGACTTACAATTCCGAACAAATGCAACAGATTCTCCAAAAAGCTTTTGCTCGTCAACAACAGGGAGAAGTTTCACGGGAGCAGATTATAGAAATTGCGTCAGAATTAGGAGTTTCATCAGCATCGCTGCAAGCTGCTGAACAAGAATGGTTAATCCAAGAAGTAGAAGTGAAAAAGCGACAGAGATTTAATGCTCAACGACGTGGAGAGTTTAAATCACAACTAGTTTATTTTCTTGGGGTAAATGGATTTTTGATTGTGTTGAATCTATTGACAAGCCCTGGATATTTTTGGGCAATTTTTCCCCTATTGGGTTGGGGATTAAGTTTATTCTTTTCTGGTATGAAGGCTTATCAGACTAACGGAGAATCATATGAACATGATTTTCTGGAATGGTCTAAAAAACTGCCAAAATAAAAAGCGAAAATTAACTGTAGACTTGAAAATAAAACCCCACCCCCAATACGGTTCGGTTAAGAGCCGTAGTTATCTTCTAACTTTTATGCCAAAAATAATATTAGGGGTGGTTTTGCAACCACCCCTAATTCCCCTCTTATTTAGAATTTACTTGCAGCACCCTTAATGGGAAGTTAATTTACTCAGAAATATTAACGGAACGTTCAACTTGAGAATTAGCCAATGTTGGTGCAGTGAAAATCTGCGAATATAGGCTTGTTGGTTGTTGATGAGCGACTATGGGCAGAACTTGACGAGCATGGGCGGCTAGTTCTACTGTTTTGACATCATAAGTCTGTGTTGCCAATTTGGGATAAAGACCGATACCGATGATAGGAACAATCAGACAAGCGGTAATAAACAATTCGCGGGGTTTAACATCCAGCACTACCTTATCTAAATGTAACTCTTCGCTTTGCTGACCGTAGAATACTTGGCGCAGCATGGACAGTAAATAAATCGGAGTTAAAATCACGCCAACGGCTGACAGCAGGACAACTACAACTTTGAAGGTGGAACTGTAAACATCACTGGAAGCAAGACCGAGGAAGATCATCAACTCGCCTGCGAAGCCACTCATCCCTGGTAAAGCGAGAGAAGCCATTGAACCGATGGTAAACAGAGCAAAGGTTTTGGGCATTACTTTAGCTATCCCACCCATTTTGTCCATCATTAAGGTGTGGGTGCGTTCGTAGGTGACGCCAGAGAGGAAGAACAAGCTAGCAGCAATCAAGCCGTGGGAAACCATTTGTAGTACCGCACCGCTGACGCCGATTTCTGTAAAGGAAGCAATCCCAATCAGGACAAACCCCATGTGAGCAATGGAAGAGTAAGCCAAACGGCGTTTGAGATTGGTTTGAGCGAAGGCGCAGCAAGCACCGTAGACAATGTTAACTACACCCAAAATCGCTAGGACTGGGGCAAAGGTAACATGGGCATGAGGCAACATTTCAACATTGAAGCGGATGAGGGCATAACCACCCATTTTCAGCAACACACCAGCCAAAATCATCGAACCAGGGGCTGATGCTTCACCGTGAGCATCAGGTAACCAAGTGTGGAGAGGGAAAATTGGCAGTTTGACACCGAAAGCAATCAAGAAACCTGCGTATACTAATAGTTCAAAAGCTTTGGGATATTCTTTCATTCCCAGAGCTGCCATATTAAAGGTGACAGTATCTCCAGAGAATGCCATTGCAAACCCAGCTACCAGGATAAATATAGAAGCAGCAGCAGTATAAATAATGAATTTGGTAGCAGCATAACGGCGCTTTGGACCACCCCAGATGGAGATTAGCAAGTATACAGGTACTAACTCAATTTCCCACATCAGGAAGAACAAGAGCAAATCTTGGGCGAGAAATACGCCTAACTGGGCGCTGTACATCACCAACATTAGCCCATAAAATAGACGCGGCTTGGTGGTTACTTTCCAAGCCGCGAAGACTGCGAGGGTATTAATTAAGCCTGTGAGTAACACTAAAGGCATCGATAGACCGTCAACCGCTACAGACCAATTCAAACCTAACTGCGGTACCCAAGCATAGTTTTCGACAAATTGGAATGTTGAGGTTTGGAAGTCGTAGTGTTGCCAAAAGGCGTAAATCATTAATGCGAAGTCGGCTAGTGCTACTCCCAGTCCGTACCAGCGGACGGTTTTGCCTTCTTTGTCTGGAATCAGGGGGATGGCTAGGGAAGCCACCAGGGGTAAGAGGATTATGGCTGTTAGCCAGGGGAAGTCTAGAGGAATCATCACTTTTGACAATCGATTTTTGTTTTCGCTTTTAATTACATTATATTAAGAAGTCGTTACTTTTGTAAATGTTTCTGCGCCCTGAAATCTTAAGTTTTGCGATTTACATAGTAATATATACTCACTAAAGTCATATTTTTGGGGATTTTTAGGAATAAATACTCACTTATTAGTGGAGCAAGACAATTCTAGATATAAACTTTTGTAACGTCAACAAAAAACGGCGACTAATGTCACCGTTTTGGGTTATAATCTGCTGATTGTAAAGATAGATATTTATAGATAGGACTTTGGGCGCCGTTGTTAAACGATGCGGTTAACAATTGTCCAGACATCGCCATCAGAGCGGACGTGGGGAACTGAGATCTTTTTGAAGCCGGTAATAAAAGGTTTGTAATAAACCTGCCAATACATGGGACTGAGTTGATCGGCGCAAGCCTTGAGCAGGCGGGTTTCTGCGGCTAGTTCGCCTGCGAGTTGGTTGACACGTTGAGCATGAACCTGAGCGACCTTTTTCGCTGCTTCTAGCTGCTGCTGTAAGGAAAGCTGTTTGGATTCAACTTGCCAAAGTGCTAAATCAGCTTGTTTTTGTTGTAGTTGAGCGGCTAAAGCCGTGATCGCCCCATCTATTCCTTGGAGTTCAGCAGATAATTGCGGATTTTCCCTGGCTTGACGGCGATAAGCCTCAACGATTGCCAGAGGGGAATCATGTTCACCAGCCACTATATTATTAGTGGTGAGCGTAGCGCGTTCTTGGTTGAGAGCT
The Gloeotrichia echinulata CP02 DNA segment above includes these coding regions:
- a CDS encoding 2TM domain-containing protein; protein product: MTYNSEQMQQILQKAFARQQQGEVSREQIIEIASELGVSSASLQAAEQEWLIQEVEVKKRQRFNAQRRGEFKSQLVYFLGVNGFLIVLNLLTSPGYFWAIFPLLGWGLSLFFSGMKAYQTNGESYEHDFLEWSKKLPK
- a CDS encoding NAD(P)H-quinone oxidoreductase subunit 4, with the translated sequence MIPLDFPWLTAIILLPLVASLAIPLIPDKEGKTVRWYGLGVALADFALMIYAFWQHYDFQTSTFQFVENYAWVPQLGLNWSVAVDGLSMPLVLLTGLINTLAVFAAWKVTTKPRLFYGLMLVMYSAQLGVFLAQDLLLFFLMWEIELVPVYLLISIWGGPKRRYAATKFIIYTAAASIFILVAGFAMAFSGDTVTFNMAALGMKEYPKAFELLVYAGFLIAFGVKLPIFPLHTWLPDAHGEASAPGSMILAGVLLKMGGYALIRFNVEMLPHAHVTFAPVLAILGVVNIVYGACCAFAQTNLKRRLAYSSIAHMGFVLIGIASFTEIGVSGAVLQMVSHGLIAASLFFLSGVTYERTHTLMMDKMGGIAKVMPKTFALFTIGSMASLALPGMSGFAGELMIFLGLASSDVYSSTFKVVVVLLSAVGVILTPIYLLSMLRQVFYGQQSEELHLDKVVLDVKPRELFITACLIVPIIGIGLYPKLATQTYDVKTVELAAHARQVLPIVAHQQPTSLYSQIFTAPTLANSQVERSVNISE